A single region of the Pyricularia oryzae 70-15 chromosome 4, whole genome shotgun sequence genome encodes:
- a CDS encoding aminotransferase translates to MATTKSAFLHRSLKEFPAQVVEAKDKTLVFSDGTKVLDSTCGAAVACIGYNNDLSERVKQAMIRQMDKFPYCNSFFGHEVGEQLAQELMDGTGGAMSKAYIVNSGSEAMEGTMKMARQYFLELQPPQPSRINFIAREGSYHGTTLGALSMSGHVGRRSKFLDLLLPNVARVSRCDAYRGMKEGQSVAEYVEQLADELDKKFQELGPETVCAFVAEPVVGATLGCVPAVPGYFEAMRKVCDKYGALLILDEVMSGMGRSGTLHAWQQEGVVPDIQTIGKGLGGGYAPVAAFMINHRVADTLESGTGEFMHGHTYQGHALGCAAALEVQRIVREENLIDNVKQRGVQLEKLLQQHLGNHPNVGNIRGKGLFWGIEFVADKASKEPFPRSVDLANKVNRAGVKEFGVSLYPGTGTKDGVLGDHVILAPAYNCTADEIEEIVIKTKETVARVLRVKNAETATSA, encoded by the exons atggCGACCACAAAGAGCGCGTTCCTGCACCGCTCCCTTAAAGAGTTTCCAGCGCAGGTCGTCGAAGCAAAGGACAAGACCCTGGTCTTTTCCGATGGAACAAAGGTCCTGGACTCGACGTGCGGCGCGGCCGTCGCGTGCATCGGCTACAACAACGACTTGTCGGAGCGGGTCAAGCAGGCCATGATCCGGCAGATGGACAAGTTCCCCTACTGCAACTCCTTCTTTGGCCACGAGGTCGGCGAGCAGCTGGCGCAGGAGCTGATGGACGGCACAGGAGGTGCCATGTCCAAGGCGTACATTGTGAACTCTG GCTCCGAAGCAATGGAAGGAACCATGAAGATGGCCCGCCAGTACTTTCTAGAACTGCAGCCACCCCAGCCCAGCCGCATCAACTTCATTGCGCGCGAGGGTTCCTACCACGGCACCACGCTCGGCGCCCTGTCCATGAGCGGCCACGTGGGCCGGCGCAGCAAGTTCCTCGACCTGCTGCTGCCCAACGTCGCCAGGGTATCGCGGTGCGACGCGTACCGCGGCATGAAGGAAGGGCAGTCGGTTGCCGAGTATGTGGAGCAGCTCGCCGACGAGCTGGACAAGAAGTTCCAAGAGCTCGGGCCGGAGACGGTTTGTGCCTTTGTTGCCGAGCCGGTAGTCGGTGCG ACTCTTGGTTGCGTGCCCGCCGTGCCGGGATACTTTGAGGCAATGAGGAAGGTGTGCGACAAGTACGGCGCCTTGCTTATTTTGGACG AGGTCATGTCTGGCATGGGACGAAGCGGGACGCTGCACGCTTGGCAACAAGAGGGCGTCGTCCCAGATATCCAAACCATCGGAAAGGGCCTCGGAGGCGGCTACGCGCCGGTCGCTGCCTTTATGATTAACCATCGGGTGGCAGACACGCTGGAAAGTGGGACAGG GGAGTTCATGCACGGTCATACATATCAGGGTCATGCCTTGGGGTGCGCAGCCGCCCTCGAGGTGCAGCGCATCGTCAGGGAGGAAAACCTGATTGACAATGTCAAGCAGAGGGGAGTGCAGCTAGAGAAGCTCCTGCAGCAGCATCTCGGCAATCATCCGAATGTTGGAAACATTAGGGGCAAAGGTCTCTTCTGGGGC ATTGAGTTTGTGGCGGACAAAGCATCCAAGGAGCCGTTCCCTCGCTCTGTCGACTTGGCCAACAAAGTCAATCGTGCCGGTGTCAAAGAGTTTGGTGTCAGTCTCTACCCGGGGACAGGGACAAAGGATGGAGTATTGGGTGATCATGTCATACTTGCGCCGGCTTACAACTGCACGGCCGACGAGATTGAGGAGATTGTAATCAAGACAAAGGAGACGGTGGCGCGAGTCT TACGAGTCAAAAATGCTGAGACAGCTACAAGTGCTTGA
- a CDS encoding acetamidase, giving the protein MVTSDPQQLKTWQEKCSWAQSRRDEGLAKVSPKLEGLPQEWPLDARVVAKSALTPREIEITENYGVMDLLKALRERKYTVEEVTRAFLRRAALAQVATNCLTELLWDEAISRAKELDSLPQPKGAFFGLPISIKEHQGMMNMGDKEVVSHASYVHWVGKKHGPIMYQQILWEEGCVFYCRTTQPQTIMHLETNSNIYGRTLHPHNRNLTPGGSSGGESALIGFRGSIFGMGGDIGGSVRCPSAHVGIYGFKPTNKRIPAGGQRTHMIGKEAIMSTPGPMTVDRDAMELFMQVILAREPWRLDPSIDARPWVPFKFSKPLKIAVQWWDGVVRPHPPMTRALKEVSEACRKAGMEVIDWDPKSEALKIPNHSKGWEIISSLYFPDGGEEVLGNLKASGEPVLPLTKFIIHEQPSVKNLTHAELWERCAERDAYRAEYARAWTATASLPGSDGREIDVILCPPSFGAAAPHDQSRYWGYTANWNLLDYPGAVFPVTTVDPQKDPVDSNYEPKNAEDKFVHDMYDPAKYTNAPVSLQIVGRRQHDEKVLAALVEIEKAMGRS; this is encoded by the exons ATGGTCACTTCCGACCCTCAACAACTCAAGACTTGGCAGGAGAAATGTTCCTGGGCACAAAGTCGTCGCGACGAAGGCCTGGCCAAGGTTTCACCGAAGCTCGAGGGTCTGCCTCAAGAGTGGCCTCTCGACGCCCGGGTTGTAGCCAAGTCTGCCTTGACGCCACGTGAGATAGAAATTACTGAAAATTACGGAGTGATGGATCTGCTGAAAGCACTGCGCGAGAGGAAATACACAGTCGAGGAAGTGACCCGGGCATTCCTGAGAAGGGCTGCCCTTGCACAGGTTGCG ACAAACTGCCTCACCGAGCTACTATGGGACGAAGCCATTTCTCGCGCGAAGGAACTCGACTCTCTGCCCCAGCCGAAGGGCGCTTTTTTCGGCCTTCCAATTTCCATAAAGGAGCACCAAGGCATGATGAATATGGGTGACAAGGAAGTCGTGTCTCATGCCTCGTACGTACATTGGGTTGGGAAGAAGCACGGCCCCATCATGTACCAACAGATACTGTGGGAAGAAGGCTGCGTTTTCTACTGCCGTACCACGCAGCCGCAGACCATTATGCACCTCGAGACGAACAGCAACATCTACGGCCGTACCCTTCATCCTCACAACCGTAACTTGACCCCCGGCGGAAGCAGCGGTGGAGAGTCGGCGTTAATTGGCTTCAGGGGTAGCATTTTC GGAATGGGAGGTGACATCGGCGGGAGTGTGCGCTGTCCTTCTGCGCATGTTGGAATTTATGGCTTCAA GCCCACCAACAAGCGCATCCCAGCAGGCGGCCAGAGAACTCATATGATTGGAAAAGAGGCCATTATGTCTACTCCAGGTCCAATGACGGTTGACCGCGATGCCATGGAGCTCTTCATGCAAGTGATTCTAGCAAGAGAACCGTGGCGGCTTGATCCTTCCATtgatgcgcggccttgggtCCCTTTCAAATTTTCAAAGCCTCTCAAGATTGCAGTACAATGGTGGGACGGCGTCGTCAGGCCGCACCCACCCATGACGCGTGCACTGAAAGAAGTCAGTGAGGCTTGTCGCAAGGCAGGTATGGAGGTAATCGACTGGGACCCCAAGTCTGAGGCCCTCAAGATTCCCAATCATAGCAAGGGCTGGGAGATCATTTCCTCCCTCTACTTTCCAGACGGAGGCGAGGAGGTCCTGGGAAATCTGAAAGCCAGTGGCGAGCCTGTGCTGCCACTTACAAAGTTCATCATCCACGAGCAGCCCAGTGTCAAGAACTTGACGCATGCTGAGCTTTGGGAG CGCTGTGCGGAGAGGGATGCCTACCGTGCGGAATATGCTCGAGCGTGGACAGCGACCGCGTCACTGCCTGGTTCGGACGGGCGCGAGATCGACGTAATACTCTGCCCTCCTTCATTCGGAGCTGCGGCGCCTCACGATCAGTCACGCTACTGGGGATACACTGCAAACTGGAACCTGCTTGATTATCCGGGTGCGGTATTTCCTGTGACAACTGTCGACCCTCAGAAAGACCCCGTGGATTCAAACTATGAGCCGAAGAATGCAGAAGACAAGTTCGTCCACGATATGTACGATCCTGCCAAATACACCAACGCGCCGGTAAGCTTGCAAATTGTGGGCCGCAGGCAGCATGACGAAAAGGTCTTGGCTGCACTGGTTGAGATTGAAAAGGCCATGGGGAGATCGTAG